Genomic window (Melioribacteraceae bacterium):
AACCTTACGACGCTCTCTGCCAATTGTTTAACGAAGATACTAAACATGGTGAAGATATGTCTATCTATTCAAGTTTGCTTCAAAAAGCTATCCAAGAAATTAGTAATGTTTTCAAGAAACGTGCAGCACAAAAACTTGTTTCAGATCGCGGAGCTTTACTTATTCCTAAAGAAAAACAAATTAACGAAATGAACGATTTTGAGCTTGTTACTTGGCTGGTAATTAAATAGTGGAGATGCATATGGCTATTAAGAAAATATTAGTTAAAGGCTTCGAAATTCAATTATTTGCTGGTAGTAGTGCTGAATTTATTTCTTTAACTGATATCGCAAAATCGAGGGATCCCGAAAGAACTGATTATATCATTCAAAATTGGCTGCGAAACCGTAATACCATCGAATTTATCGGACTTTGGGAAACCCTGCATAATCCAAACTTTAATTCCATCGAATTCGATGGGTTTAGAAATCAAGCCGGTCTTAATAGCTTTTCTTTGACTCCTTCAAAATGGATTGAAAGAACTAATTCTATAGGAATTATTTCTAAATCAGGCAGATATGGAGGAACCTTTGCTCATCAAGATATAGCATTCGAATTCGCTTCATGGATCAGCGCAGAATTTAAAATTTATCTCCTAAAAGAATTTCAACGTCTTAAAACTGAAGAATCTGACGCTAAATCTCTTGATTGGAATTTTCAACGTACTCTTGCTAAAGTAAATTATAAAATTCACACAGATGCTATCAAAGAAAATCTTATTCCAACAAAGGTTTCCAAACATCAAATTAACTTTATTTATGCTTCAGAAGCAGATATCCTTAACATGGCTCTT
Coding sequences:
- a CDS encoding KilA-N domain-containing protein — protein: MKKILVKGFEIQLFAGSSAEFISLTDIAKSRDPERTDYIIQNWLRNRNTIEFIGLWETLHNPNFNSIEFDGFRNQAGLNSFSLTPSKWIERTNSIGIISKSGRYGGTFAHQDIAFEFASWISAEFKIYLLKEFQRLKTEESDAKSLDWNFQRTLAKVNYKIHTDAIKENLIPTKVSKHQINFIYASEADILNMALFGLTSKDWRDKNPNIEGNLRDFATLEQLIVLSNLESINAVLINNGLTQSERLIQLNGIAINQMKSLINSAQIKKLNK